In Candidatus Izemoplasmatales bacterium, the sequence GGGCGCTCTTCAGCGTCGGGTCGTCCTGGGTATAGTAGTGGGACATCGGAGCACCCCCATAACGTCAAAAACCTGAGATATTCTCAGGTTCGACGTTCAACGGCGGAATTACTTGAGTTCGACAGTGGCTCCGGCGTCGGTGAGTTTCTTCGCGATTTCCTTCGCTTCGTCTTCCTTGACCTTTTCCTTGATGGCCTTCGGGGCGGCGTCGACGAGGTTCTTGGCCTCGATCAGTCCGAGACCGGTGAGTTCGCGGACGACCTTGATGACGGCGACCTTGCTGGCGCCGACGGCGGTCAGGATGACGTTGACTTCCTTCGGACCCTGTTCTTCTTCGACCGGGGCGGCGGCGGCGACCGGGGCGGCGACGCCGGCGGACGGGTTGACGCCGAATTCGGTCTTCATGGCGTCGATGAGTTCCTTGATTTCGAGCATCGACATTTCTTTGAGCGCTTCGATGAAATCCTTGGCATTGA encodes:
- the rplL gene encoding 50S ribosomal protein L7/L12, giving the protein MAKLNAKDFIEALKEMSMLEIKELIDAMKTEFGVNPSAGVAAPVAAAAPVEEEQGPKEVNVILTAVGASKVAVIKVVRELTGLGLIEAKNLVDAAPKAIKEKVKEDEAKEIAKKLTDAGATVELK